Proteins encoded within one genomic window of Cellulomonas xiejunii:
- a CDS encoding peptide deformylase, producing MSGHDRVVRELVQRTLEAARAAGPDSVAPIVQAGHPVLRSVAWPYDGQLRAGELDELLALMHRTMRAAPGVGLAAPQIGLPLAIAVVEDPGAGDDEAARVRERPALARRVLVNPAYAPVGDDEVGFYEGCLSVVGYQAVVVRARAVRLTGLDEAGTAIDEVLTGWPARIVQHETDHLRGTLYVDRALTRSLSATDAWGAHWGSEPVPHEAARALGFDLPRTAPGGAGEETP from the coding sequence ATGTCCGGACACGACCGGGTGGTGCGCGAGCTGGTCCAGCGCACGCTCGAGGCGGCGCGTGCCGCCGGGCCCGACTCCGTCGCGCCGATCGTCCAGGCCGGGCACCCGGTCCTGCGCTCGGTCGCCTGGCCGTACGACGGCCAGCTCCGCGCCGGGGAGCTCGACGAGCTGCTCGCGCTCATGCACCGCACGATGCGGGCTGCCCCCGGCGTCGGCCTGGCCGCACCGCAGATCGGGCTGCCGCTCGCGATCGCGGTCGTCGAGGACCCGGGTGCGGGTGACGACGAGGCGGCGCGGGTCCGCGAACGGCCCGCACTGGCCCGCCGCGTGCTGGTCAACCCGGCGTACGCCCCGGTCGGGGACGACGAGGTCGGCTTCTACGAGGGCTGCCTGAGCGTCGTCGGGTACCAGGCCGTGGTCGTGCGTGCCCGCGCCGTGCGCCTGACAGGGCTGGACGAGGCGGGCACCGCGATCGACGAGGTCCTCACGGGGTGGCCCGCCCGGATCGTGCAGCACGAGACCGACCACCTGCGCGGCACGCTGTACGTCGACCGGGCGCTGACGCGCTCGCTGTCCGCGACGGACGCCTGGGGGGCACACTGGGGGTCGGAACCTGTCCCCCACGAGGCCGCGCGGGCGCTCGGGTTCGACCTGCCGCGCACGGCGCCCGGAGGTGCCGGAGAGGAGACGCCATGA
- the rpsI gene encoding 30S ribosomal protein S9 gives MAQTTVETEYEGDDTPTSYTSETVAPTGRGQSLTAPGQALGRRKEAVARVRLVPGTGQWKINGRELEEYFPNKVHQQLVNSPLKLVDVEGRFDVVARITGGGVSGQAGALRLGIARALNAIDAENNRPALKKAGFLTRDARVVERKKAGLKKARKAPQYSKR, from the coding sequence GTGGCTCAGACCACCGTCGAGACCGAGTACGAGGGCGACGACACGCCCACCAGCTACACCTCCGAGACCGTTGCGCCCACCGGCCGCGGGCAGTCCCTCACGGCACCGGGCCAGGCGCTCGGCCGCCGCAAGGAGGCTGTCGCCCGCGTCCGTCTGGTGCCCGGCACCGGCCAGTGGAAGATCAACGGCCGTGAGCTCGAGGAGTACTTCCCGAACAAGGTGCACCAGCAGCTTGTCAACTCACCGCTGAAGCTCGTCGACGTCGAGGGTCGTTTCGACGTCGTCGCGCGCATCACCGGTGGTGGCGTCTCCGGCCAGGCCGGCGCGCTGCGCCTGGGCATCGCCCGTGCGCTCAACGCGATCGACGCGGAGAACAACCGCCCGGCGCTCAAGAAGGCCGGCTTCCTCACGCGTGACGCACGCGTGGTGGAGCGCAAGAAGGCGGGTCTGAAGAAGGCCCGCAAGGCGCCGCAGTACTCGAAGCGCTGA
- a CDS encoding DedA family protein, producing MLEWALELAASPWVFAVLFGFATIDGFFPPIPSESFVIALASLSTSTGSPVLWPVILCAALGAFTGDQIAFQIGRSLRIRDLRGFRGRRGQVLLDWAERALRDRGAAFIIAARYIPVGRVAVNMTAGALGFRRGRFVLLTSIAAVTWALYSTLIGIGTGTVLGHSPLVGVVVGVVGGFVIGLVVDWVLRRWLRVDDPLVTPTAATTSRGAATEPSGQPGEAVIAEVTTHRSEDTAA from the coding sequence GTGCTCGAGTGGGCGCTGGAGCTCGCGGCGTCGCCGTGGGTGTTCGCGGTGCTGTTCGGGTTCGCCACGATCGACGGGTTCTTCCCCCCGATCCCCAGCGAGTCGTTCGTCATCGCCCTCGCGTCCCTGTCGACGTCGACGGGCAGCCCGGTCCTGTGGCCGGTCATCCTGTGCGCGGCGCTGGGGGCGTTCACCGGTGACCAGATCGCGTTCCAGATCGGCAGGTCCCTGCGCATCCGGGACCTGCGCGGGTTCCGCGGCAGGCGGGGGCAGGTGCTGCTGGACTGGGCGGAGCGTGCCCTGCGTGACCGGGGCGCCGCCTTCATCATCGCCGCCCGCTACATCCCGGTCGGCCGCGTCGCGGTGAACATGACCGCGGGGGCGCTCGGCTTCCGGCGGGGCAGGTTCGTGCTGCTCACGTCGATCGCGGCCGTGACGTGGGCCCTGTACTCGACCCTCATCGGGATCGGCACGGGGACCGTCCTGGGTCACTCACCGCTCGTCGGCGTGGTCGTCGGGGTCGTCGGGGGGTTCGTCATCGGGCTCGTCGTCGACTGGGTGCTGCGGCGGTGGCTGCGCGTCGACGACCCGCTCGTGACTCCGACCGCAGCCACGACGTCGCGGGGTGCAGCGACGGAGCCGTCCGGCCAGCCCGGCGAGGCCGTGATCGCCGAGGTGACCACGCACCGCAGCGAGGACACGGCCGCCTGA
- a CDS encoding glutamine amidotransferase, which produces MRPFLFLGVRPEDTPADDEYAAMLRCTGLDEATLHRVRLEAAPLGDVDLRAWSGILLGGGPFCVSDVEDDKSAVQRRVEADLARLLDVVVPADFPFFGACYGIGTLGRHQGGVVDRAHPEPVGAVTVELTPAGRADPVMGVAPARFGAFVGHKESLSVLPPRAVLLARSATAPVQAFRVGRNVYATQFHPELDADGLATRVEAYRYDGYFDPAEAAQVVTDARTSGVRTVPPVLRAFVERYVHLGDETGRGRAIPRDEIGVSPG; this is translated from the coding sequence ATGAGGCCTTTCCTGTTCCTCGGGGTGCGTCCTGAGGACACCCCCGCGGACGACGAGTACGCGGCGATGCTGCGCTGCACGGGCCTCGACGAGGCGACCCTGCACCGGGTGCGGCTCGAGGCGGCCCCGCTCGGCGACGTCGACCTCCGCGCGTGGTCCGGCATCCTGCTCGGCGGGGGCCCGTTCTGCGTGAGCGACGTCGAGGACGACAAGTCGGCCGTCCAGCGGCGGGTCGAGGCGGACCTGGCGCGGCTGCTCGATGTGGTCGTCCCCGCGGACTTCCCGTTCTTCGGCGCCTGCTACGGCATCGGCACCCTCGGCAGGCACCAGGGCGGCGTGGTCGACCGTGCGCACCCCGAGCCCGTCGGCGCCGTCACGGTCGAGCTCACGCCCGCCGGTCGGGCGGACCCGGTGATGGGCGTCGCTCCCGCGCGCTTCGGGGCGTTCGTGGGGCACAAGGAGTCGCTCAGCGTGCTGCCCCCGCGTGCGGTGCTGCTCGCGCGATCGGCGACCGCGCCCGTGCAGGCGTTCCGTGTCGGCCGGAACGTGTACGCCACGCAGTTCCACCCGGAGCTCGATGCCGACGGGCTCGCCACGCGCGTCGAGGCGTATCGCTACGACGGCTACTTCGACCCCGCCGAGGCCGCGCAGGTCGTCACGGACGCGCGGACCAGCGGCGTGCGCACGGTGCCGCCGGTGCTGCGCGCGTTCGTCGAGCGGTACGTCCACCTCGGGGACGAGACCGGTCGGGGACGCGCCATCCCGAGGGACGAGATCGGTGTCTCTCCGGGCTGA
- the glmS gene encoding glutamine--fructose-6-phosphate transaminase (isomerizing), whose amino-acid sequence MCGIVGYVGSAGPSERPLDVVLEGLRRLEYRGYDSAGVALVVPGGELAVAKKAGKLANLVEELAAHPLPPATAAIGHTRWATHGGPTDVNAHPHVSGQVAVIHNGIVENYAPLKAELLAAGVEFLSETDTEVVAHLVSRAYEESKDLTAALASVARRLEGTFTLLAVHVDVPDTVVGARHDSPLVVGLGDGENFLGSDVAAFIGSTREALELGQDEIVTITPTSVTVTDFEGAPVDVKPYTVDWDTAAAEKGGFRSFMEKEIHDQPHAVADTLLGRLDLSGKLVLDEMRIDESVLRSVDKIVVVACGTAAYAGHVAKYAIEHWCRIPVEVELAHEFRYRDPVVDERTLVVAVSQSGETMDTLMAVRHAREQRATTLAIVNTHGSTIPREADAVLYTHAGPEIAVASTKAFLSQITAAYLLGLYLAQLRGNKFADEVASTLTELREMPDKIQQVLDRSERVREIARWMADTPSVLFLGRHVGFPVAMEGALKLKELAYIHAEGFAAGELKHGPIALIEPGQPVFVVVPSPRGRNTLHSKVVSNIQEIRARGARTLVVAEDGDDAVIPYADEVFFVPQTSTLLAPLLTVVPLQIFASELANAKGLDVDQPRNLAKSVTVE is encoded by the coding sequence ATGTGCGGAATCGTCGGGTACGTCGGCAGTGCGGGTCCGAGCGAGCGTCCTCTGGACGTCGTGCTCGAAGGCCTGCGGCGGTTGGAGTACCGCGGGTACGACTCCGCCGGTGTGGCGCTGGTGGTGCCCGGCGGTGAGCTGGCCGTGGCCAAGAAGGCCGGCAAGCTCGCCAACCTCGTGGAGGAGCTCGCGGCGCACCCGCTCCCGCCCGCGACAGCGGCGATCGGGCACACGCGCTGGGCGACGCACGGCGGGCCGACGGACGTCAACGCGCACCCGCACGTGTCGGGTCAGGTCGCGGTCATCCACAACGGGATCGTCGAGAACTACGCCCCGCTGAAGGCCGAGCTCCTGGCCGCCGGCGTGGAGTTCCTGTCCGAGACCGACACCGAGGTCGTCGCGCACCTCGTGAGCCGCGCGTACGAGGAGTCGAAGGACCTCACGGCCGCGCTCGCATCCGTGGCGCGCCGCCTCGAGGGGACGTTCACGCTGCTGGCCGTGCACGTGGACGTGCCCGACACGGTCGTCGGTGCGCGGCACGACTCGCCGCTGGTCGTGGGGCTGGGCGACGGCGAGAACTTCCTCGGCTCCGACGTCGCGGCGTTCATCGGCTCGACGCGCGAGGCGCTCGAGCTGGGCCAGGACGAGATCGTGACGATCACGCCCACGTCCGTGACGGTGACGGACTTCGAGGGCGCTCCGGTGGACGTCAAGCCGTACACGGTGGACTGGGACACCGCCGCCGCCGAGAAGGGCGGGTTCCGGTCCTTCATGGAGAAGGAGATCCACGACCAGCCGCACGCGGTGGCGGACACGCTCCTGGGCCGGCTCGACCTGTCGGGCAAGCTCGTCCTGGACGAGATGCGCATCGACGAGTCGGTGCTGCGCTCGGTCGACAAGATCGTGGTCGTCGCGTGCGGCACCGCCGCGTACGCGGGGCACGTCGCCAAGTACGCCATCGAGCACTGGTGCCGCATCCCCGTCGAGGTCGAGCTCGCACACGAGTTCCGGTACCGCGACCCGGTCGTCGACGAGCGCACGCTGGTCGTCGCGGTGTCCCAGTCCGGCGAGACGATGGACACGCTGATGGCCGTGCGTCATGCGCGCGAGCAGCGCGCCACGACGCTCGCCATCGTCAACACGCACGGCTCGACCATCCCGCGCGAGGCCGACGCCGTGCTCTACACGCACGCGGGCCCGGAGATCGCGGTGGCGTCGACCAAGGCGTTCCTGTCGCAGATCACCGCCGCCTACCTGCTGGGCCTCTACCTGGCGCAGCTGCGCGGCAACAAGTTCGCCGACGAGGTCGCCTCGACGCTCACCGAGCTGCGCGAGATGCCGGACAAGATCCAGCAGGTCCTCGACCGCTCCGAGCGGGTCCGTGAGATCGCCCGCTGGATGGCGGACACGCCGTCCGTCCTGTTCCTGGGTCGGCACGTCGGCTTCCCGGTCGCGATGGAGGGTGCCCTGAAGCTCAAGGAGCTCGCGTACATCCACGCCGAGGGCTTCGCTGCCGGGGAGCTCAAGCACGGTCCGATCGCGCTGATCGAGCCCGGGCAGCCCGTGTTCGTCGTCGTCCCGTCGCCGCGGGGCCGCAACACGCTGCACTCGAAGGTCGTCTCCAACATCCAGGAGATCCGTGCCCGTGGCGCGCGCACCCTCGTGGTGGCGGAGGACGGGGACGACGCCGTCATCCCGTACGCCGACGAGGTGTTCTTCGTGCCGCAGACCTCGACGCTGCTGGCGCCGCTGCTGACCGTGGTGCCGCTGCAGATCTTCGCCTCCGAGCTCGCGAACGCCAAGGGCCTGGACGTCGACCAGCCGCGCAACCTGGCGAAGTCCGTCACGGTCGAGTGA
- a CDS encoding LLM class F420-dependent oxidoreductase encodes MRFGLFIPQGWRQDLTGIDARDHWKVMHGLARWADDGDVFESIWVYDHFHAVPEPNGEATHEAWSLINAFAASTSRVRLGQMCTCMAYRNPAYLAKVATTADVISGGRVEMGIGAGWYEHEWLAYGYGFPRAGERIAMLDEGVQIFKQMWTNGTATLQGKHYQVDGAQLSPLPLQVDGPPLWIAGGGEKKTLRIAAEHAQYTNFDGSPAGFAHKSQVLRDHCDAIGRNFDEITRSANYNVVIGATQDEVDDRIAWIEEHYANTVPSKAPGIAEEFRRGPLVGTPEQIVEKLRELQGLGMTYAITYFAEAAYDRSGIELFAREVTPHLR; translated from the coding sequence ATGCGATTCGGACTCTTCATCCCCCAGGGCTGGCGGCAGGACCTCACGGGCATCGACGCCCGGGACCACTGGAAGGTCATGCACGGTCTCGCCCGATGGGCCGACGACGGCGACGTCTTCGAGTCGATCTGGGTGTACGACCACTTCCACGCGGTCCCCGAGCCCAACGGCGAGGCGACGCACGAGGCGTGGAGCCTCATCAACGCGTTCGCGGCGTCGACGTCGCGCGTGCGGCTCGGTCAGATGTGCACGTGCATGGCGTACCGCAACCCGGCGTACCTCGCGAAGGTGGCCACGACCGCGGACGTGATCTCCGGCGGGCGCGTCGAGATGGGCATCGGCGCCGGCTGGTACGAGCACGAGTGGCTCGCCTACGGCTACGGGTTCCCGCGGGCCGGCGAGCGCATCGCCATGCTCGACGAGGGCGTGCAGATCTTCAAGCAGATGTGGACCAACGGCACCGCGACGCTGCAGGGCAAGCACTACCAGGTGGACGGCGCGCAGCTCTCCCCGCTGCCGCTGCAGGTCGACGGCCCGCCGCTGTGGATCGCGGGCGGCGGCGAGAAGAAGACGCTGCGCATCGCGGCCGAGCACGCGCAGTACACCAACTTCGACGGCTCCCCCGCGGGCTTCGCCCACAAGTCGCAGGTCCTGCGCGACCACTGCGACGCGATCGGGCGCAACTTCGACGAGATCACGCGCTCGGCCAACTACAACGTGGTCATCGGCGCGACGCAGGACGAGGTCGACGACCGCATCGCGTGGATCGAGGAGCACTACGCGAACACGGTCCCGAGCAAGGCGCCCGGCATCGCCGAGGAGTTCCGCCGCGGCCCACTGGTCGGCACGCCCGAGCAGATCGTCGAGAAGCTGCGCGAGCTGCAGGGCCTGGGCATGACGTACGCGATCACGTACTTCGCCGAGGCCGCCTACGACCGCTCGGGCATCGAGCTCTTCGCCCGCGAGGTCACCCCCCACCTCCGCTGA
- the coaA gene encoding type I pantothenate kinase, with protein sequence MRENRRVPSLVPATPYVDLDRDAWTRLSASTPLPLTDADVDRLRGMGDPIDLAEVDAIYRPLSRLLDLYIQATRGLHHATSTFLREDVGRTPFVIGVAGSVAVGKSTTARLLRELVARWPATPHVELVTTDGFLHPNAELERRGLLQRKGFPESYDRRALLRFVSKVKAGRPEVSVPVYDHLTYDIVPGAHVVVRQPDVLIVEGLNVLQPARPTLAGTSNLALSDFFDFSIYVDARTSDVKQWYVDRFLSLRATAFARPESYFHRYASLSDDEAVARAESIWDSINAPNLEENILPTRSRATLVLTKGADHAVQRVRLRKI encoded by the coding sequence ATGCGGGAGAATCGTCGGGTGCCGTCCCTGGTCCCCGCCACGCCCTACGTCGACCTCGACCGCGACGCCTGGACCAGGCTGTCCGCCTCGACCCCGCTGCCGCTGACCGACGCCGACGTCGACCGCCTGCGCGGCATGGGCGACCCCATCGACCTCGCCGAGGTCGACGCGATCTACCGGCCCCTGTCGCGGCTCCTCGACCTGTACATCCAGGCGACGCGCGGCCTGCACCACGCGACGAGCACCTTCCTGCGGGAGGACGTGGGCCGCACGCCGTTCGTCATCGGCGTCGCCGGCTCGGTCGCCGTCGGCAAGTCCACGACGGCCCGTCTGCTGCGCGAGCTCGTCGCGCGCTGGCCCGCGACGCCGCACGTCGAGCTGGTCACGACCGACGGGTTCCTGCACCCCAACGCGGAGCTCGAGCGGCGCGGGCTGCTGCAGCGCAAGGGCTTCCCCGAGTCGTACGACAGGCGCGCGCTGCTGCGCTTCGTGTCGAAGGTCAAGGCCGGCCGCCCCGAGGTGTCCGTTCCTGTGTACGACCACCTCACGTACGACATCGTGCCGGGCGCGCACGTGGTGGTGCGGCAGCCGGACGTGCTCATCGTCGAGGGCCTCAACGTGCTGCAGCCGGCACGCCCCACCCTGGCGGGCACGTCCAACCTCGCGCTCAGCGACTTCTTCGACTTCTCGATCTACGTCGACGCCCGCACGTCCGACGTCAAGCAGTGGTACGTCGACAGGTTCCTGTCGCTGCGGGCCACGGCCTTCGCGCGCCCCGAGTCGTACTTCCACCGCTACGCGTCGCTGTCCGACGACGAGGCGGTCGCCCGGGCGGAGAGCATCTGGGACAGCATCAACGCGCCGAACCTGGAGGAGAACATCCTGCCGACGCGCAGCCGCGCCACGCTGGTGCTCACCAAGGGCGCGGACCACGCCGTGCAGCGCGTCCGGCTCCGCAAGATCTGA
- a CDS encoding holo-ACP synthase — translation MIVGVGIDVVDVARFVATVERVPALRARLFTPDERDLPDASLAARFAAKEAIAKALGAPPGMSWQDATVRRVAGAQPVVEIVGTVLARAQELGVDRFHLSISHDAGIASAVVVAERDAPPVRERAIQSPL, via the coding sequence GTGATCGTCGGCGTCGGCATCGACGTGGTCGACGTCGCGCGCTTCGTCGCGACGGTCGAGCGGGTGCCCGCGCTGCGCGCGCGGTTGTTCACACCGGACGAGCGCGACCTGCCCGACGCGTCGCTCGCCGCGCGGTTCGCCGCGAAGGAGGCCATCGCCAAGGCGCTGGGCGCACCTCCGGGCATGAGCTGGCAGGACGCGACCGTGCGTCGGGTGGCGGGTGCTCAGCCGGTCGTCGAGATCGTGGGGACCGTGCTGGCGCGCGCGCAGGAGCTGGGCGTCGACCGGTTCCACCTGTCCATCTCCCACGACGCGGGCATCGCCTCGGCCGTCGTCGTCGCCGAGCGCGACGCCCCTCCAGTGCGTGAGAGAGCAATCCAGTCACCCCTGTGA
- the rplM gene encoding 50S ribosomal protein L13, which produces MRTYTPKPGDVERNWYVIDATDVVLGRLASHVATLLRGKHKATFAPHVDGGDFVIVINAEKVALTGNKRETKLAYRHSGYPGGLRATRYVDLLEKHPERAIEKAVRGMLPHTTLGRGQISKLKVYRGAEHPHAAQQPKPFELTQVAQ; this is translated from the coding sequence GTGCGCACGTACACCCCGAAGCCCGGCGACGTCGAGCGGAACTGGTACGTCATCGACGCGACCGACGTCGTGCTCGGCCGTCTGGCCAGCCACGTGGCCACCCTGCTGCGCGGCAAGCACAAGGCGACCTTCGCCCCCCACGTCGACGGCGGCGACTTCGTCATCGTCATCAACGCGGAGAAGGTCGCGCTCACCGGCAACAAGCGTGAGACCAAGCTCGCCTACCGCCACTCCGGTTACCCGGGTGGTCTGCGGGCGACCCGTTACGTCGACCTTCTTGAGAAGCACCCGGAGCGTGCGATCGAGAAGGCAGTCCGCGGCATGCTGCCCCACACGACCCTCGGTCGTGGGCAGATCAGCAAGCTGAAGGTCTACCGCGGTGCGGAGCACCCGCACGCGGCCCAGCAGCCGAAGCCGTTCGAGCTCACCCAGGTGGCGCAGTAA
- the glmM gene encoding phosphoglucosamine mutase, with protein MGRLFGTDGVRGLANRDVTAELALDASVAAAHVLASRGDFAGHRPRALIGRDSRVSGEFLSAAVAAGLASAGVDVDNVGVLPTPAVAYLTAARGVDIGVVLSASHNPMPDNGIKFLARGGRKLDDDVEAAIEARMGEDWDRPLGGDVGRIRMDVSLAGQQYVDHLVGTISTRLDGLRIVVDCANGAASEVGPAALREAGADVVVINASPDGRNINEACGSTHPEQLQAAVVAAHADLGVAFDGDADRCLAVDATGALVDGDQIMGVLAVALHERGELPHGTLVTTVMSNLGLRIAMRDAGIATVETGVGDRYVLEAMRAGGFGLGGEQSGHIIMAAHATTGDGLLTALQLAARVVETGRPLAELAGFVRRLPQVLVNVSGVDRSRTDDAVLTEAVAAASTELGDTGRVLLRPSGTEPLVRVMVEAGTQEQADRIAQDLADVVRERLSLG; from the coding sequence ATGGGTCGACTGTTCGGGACCGATGGGGTGCGAGGCCTGGCCAACCGGGACGTCACGGCGGAGCTCGCGCTCGACGCGTCCGTCGCCGCGGCGCACGTGCTGGCCTCACGCGGGGACTTCGCGGGGCACCGCCCCCGTGCGCTGATCGGCCGTGACTCGCGGGTGTCCGGCGAGTTCCTCTCGGCGGCCGTCGCCGCTGGTCTGGCGTCTGCTGGTGTGGACGTGGACAACGTCGGTGTGCTGCCCACCCCGGCGGTCGCCTACCTGACCGCCGCGCGCGGCGTCGACATCGGCGTCGTGCTGTCCGCCTCGCACAACCCGATGCCCGACAACGGCATCAAGTTCCTCGCGCGCGGGGGCCGGAAGCTCGACGACGACGTCGAGGCGGCCATCGAGGCGCGCATGGGCGAGGATTGGGACCGGCCCCTGGGTGGTGACGTCGGGCGGATCCGCATGGACGTGAGCCTCGCGGGGCAGCAGTACGTGGACCACCTGGTGGGGACGATCAGCACGCGGCTCGACGGGCTGCGCATCGTCGTCGACTGCGCGAACGGCGCGGCGAGCGAGGTCGGCCCGGCAGCGCTGCGCGAGGCGGGCGCGGACGTGGTGGTCATCAACGCGTCGCCCGACGGGCGCAACATCAACGAGGCGTGCGGGTCGACCCACCCCGAGCAGCTGCAGGCGGCCGTCGTGGCGGCGCACGCCGACCTCGGCGTCGCGTTCGACGGCGACGCCGACCGCTGCCTCGCGGTCGATGCGACGGGTGCGCTCGTCGACGGCGACCAGATCATGGGCGTGCTCGCGGTCGCTCTGCACGAGCGTGGCGAGCTGCCGCACGGCACCCTGGTCACGACAGTCATGAGCAACCTCGGCCTGCGGATCGCGATGCGCGACGCCGGCATCGCGACCGTCGAGACGGGCGTGGGTGACCGGTACGTGCTCGAGGCCATGCGTGCCGGCGGGTTCGGGCTGGGCGGCGAGCAGTCCGGCCACATCATCATGGCCGCCCACGCCACGACCGGCGACGGGCTGCTGACGGCGCTGCAGCTCGCAGCGCGCGTCGTCGAGACCGGGCGCCCGTTGGCGGAGCTGGCGGGGTTCGTCCGGCGGCTGCCCCAGGTCCTGGTGAACGTGTCCGGCGTGGACCGTTCCCGCACCGACGACGCCGTGCTCACCGAGGCGGTCGCCGCGGCGTCCACGGAGCTCGGCGACACCGGACGCGTGCTGCTGCGCCCGTCGGGCACGGAGCCGCTCGTGCGCGTGATGGTCGAGGCGGGCACCCAGGAGCAGGCCGATCGCATCGCGCAGGACCTGGCCGACGTGGTCCGGGAGCGTCTGTCCCTGGGGTAG